A genomic stretch from Gammaproteobacteria bacterium includes:
- the glcF gene encoding glycolate oxidase subunit GlcF has product MQTSIDPIMLETPGVAEAADILRACVHCGFCAATCPTYQLLGTELDSPRGRIYLIKELLEGKPVTDKTRTHLDRCLTCRSCETTCPSGVKYGRLIEIGRNLVEQKVPRSMGDKFMRQAMLSVLPHTSRMYVALKLGRIIRPLLPASIKHKIPVKKPAIIWPKNHHSRRMLVLQGCVQPLTAPNTNAATARVLDKLGISLITAPDAGCCGALNQHSSDLDTAKQMMRRNIDAWWPFIENGVEAIVMTASGCGLMVKEYAHVLKDDPDYGLKAARISSLTRDISEILRDQDLTKIASIGRGRRVAYQSSCTLQHGQKLSGVVESILQRCGYSLTPVANNHLCCGAAGTYSLLQPELSQQLLHNKLEALTTHQPELIATANIGCQMHLETASQLPVRHWIELLDTL; this is encoded by the coding sequence ATGCAGACATCAATTGACCCAATCATGCTGGAAACACCCGGTGTTGCTGAAGCGGCTGACATTTTGCGCGCCTGTGTTCACTGTGGTTTCTGCGCTGCCACCTGCCCGACCTATCAATTGCTTGGCACTGAACTCGACAGTCCTCGCGGACGCATTTATCTCATCAAGGAATTATTGGAAGGCAAGCCTGTCACCGACAAAACACGTACCCATCTGGATCGCTGCCTGACGTGCCGGTCCTGTGAAACCACCTGTCCTTCCGGTGTCAAATACGGCCGACTGATCGAGATCGGCCGCAATCTGGTTGAACAAAAAGTGCCACGCTCAATGGGCGATAAATTTATGCGTCAGGCCATGCTTTCGGTTCTGCCTCATACCTCACGCATGTATGTTGCACTCAAGCTGGGACGCATCATACGGCCATTATTACCGGCATCGATTAAACATAAGATACCTGTCAAAAAACCAGCTATCATTTGGCCGAAAAACCACCACTCGCGCCGCATGTTGGTGCTACAAGGCTGTGTGCAACCGCTTACCGCCCCTAACACCAATGCCGCGACCGCCCGCGTGCTGGATAAACTTGGCATTTCACTCATCACTGCCCCAGATGCAGGCTGCTGTGGCGCACTCAATCAACATAGCTCTGATCTCGATACCGCCAAACAGATGATGCGCCGCAACATTGATGCCTGGTGGCCATTTATTGAAAACGGTGTTGAAGCCATCGTCATGACGGCCAGCGGTTGTGGCCTGATGGTTAAGGAATACGCCCATGTACTAAAGGATGATCCTGATTACGGTCTCAAAGCGGCAAGAATCAGTTCTCTGACACGGGACATCAGTGAAATTCTGCGCGACCAAGATCTAACAAAAATTGCCAGCATCGGCAGAGGCAGGCGTGTCGCCTACCAATCATCCTGCACACTGCAACACGGGCAAAAACTTTCCGGTGTCGTTGAAAGTATATTACAACGTTGCGGTTACTCGCTGACACCCGTCGCCAATAATCACCTGTGTTGCGGTGCCGCCGGTACCTATAGCCTGCTACAACCTGAATTATCGCAACAACTTCTGCATAACAAATTGGAGGCGTTAACAACGCATCAACCCGAATTGATCGCCACAGCCAACATCGGCTGTCAAATGCATCTGGAAACCGCCAGTCAGTTACCGGTAAGGCATTGGATTGAACTGCTGGATACCCTTTAA
- a CDS encoding FTR1 family protein, with protein MLGSAVIVFRETLEAALIMGIIAAATRGLLARNRWLITGVAAGIVGSLIVASLTGRIAELAEGTGQELFNVTVLGIAVVMLAWHNIWMTRHGAELARDAKRLGSDVVSGAREMSALGLVVALAILREGSETALFMYGMLAGGEQSMGSVLAGGALGLCGGVLAGFGLYVGFLRIPVKWFFTVTSGLILLLAASMSSQIAKFLVQADVLPSLGSPIWDMSGLLSNDTLLGTLLHALIGYEAAPAGMQVVFYVTAIILILLGMRISRPRSLAIPATQ; from the coding sequence ATGTTGGGTTCAGCCGTCATTGTTTTTCGCGAGACACTGGAAGCGGCATTAATCATGGGCATTATCGCTGCGGCGACACGCGGATTGTTGGCACGTAATCGTTGGTTAATTACGGGGGTGGCTGCAGGGATCGTGGGTTCGCTCATCGTGGCATCGCTCACCGGGCGTATTGCCGAGCTTGCCGAAGGTACGGGGCAGGAGTTGTTCAATGTGACTGTGCTTGGCATTGCGGTGGTGATGCTGGCCTGGCACAACATCTGGATGACGCGTCACGGGGCTGAATTGGCCCGTGATGCCAAGCGTTTGGGAAGTGATGTTGTGTCAGGCGCGCGCGAGATGTCGGCGTTGGGACTCGTGGTTGCCTTGGCAATTCTGCGCGAGGGTTCGGAGACAGCGCTATTTATGTATGGAATGCTTGCCGGTGGAGAACAATCGATGGGTTCTGTGCTGGCGGGAGGTGCCCTTGGTCTCTGCGGCGGCGTACTGGCGGGGTTTGGATTATATGTCGGCTTTCTCCGGATTCCGGTGAAATGGTTTTTTACTGTCACCAGCGGCTTGATCTTGTTGCTGGCGGCCTCCATGTCGAGCCAAATTGCAAAATTCCTGGTGCAGGCGGATGTTCTTCCAAGCCTTGGTAGCCCGATTTGGGATATGTCAGGCTTGCTTTCCAACGATACCCTATTGGGGACGCTGCTTCATGCCCTTATCGGTTACGAAGCAGCGCCTGCAGGAATGCAAGTTGTGTTTTATGTCACTGCGATAATTCTAATCCTGCTCGGGATGCGAATTAGCAGGCCACGCTCTTTGGCGATACCTGCTACTCAATAA
- a CDS encoding NAD(P)/FAD-dependent oxidoreductase produces MLRLTEIRLPLDHAPDDIRLAILNRLQITPEALHGHTVARRGFDARKRSDIVFVYSLDVEVADEAQLLQRFSNDGHIKPTPDTDYKFVAHAPANLKTRPVIIGTGPCGFMAGLLLAQMGFKPLILERGKEVRQRTKDTWGLWRDHKLNTESNVQFGEGGAGTFSDGKLHTQIKDPRHLGMKVLREFVKAGAPEEILYISKPHVGTFRLVGMVEKIREEIVSLGGEFRFESRVTDIEIDNGQVCGVVLASGEHIASDHVILAIGHSARDTFQMLYERGVYIEAKPFSIGFRIEHPQALIDQCRYGEFAGHPGLGAADYKLVHHCKNGRSVYSFCMCPGGTVVAATSEEGRVVTNGMSQYSRNERNANSGIVVGITPQDFPSDHPLAGIELQRELESRAFVLGGSNYDAPGQLVGDFLKGKPSTAIGSVLPSYTPGVHLTDLSTVLPDYAIEAIREALPAFERQIKGFAMYEAVLTAVESRTSSPVRIKRNRNDYQSLNTKGLYPAGEGAGYAGGILSAAVDGIEVAEAVALSMVAKSGA; encoded by the coding sequence ATGTTGCGACTCACAGAAATCAGACTGCCCCTTGACCATGCGCCGGATGATATCCGGTTGGCGATCCTTAACCGGTTGCAGATTACGCCGGAGGCGTTGCATGGCCACACTGTTGCCCGTCGCGGTTTTGATGCACGCAAGCGGAGTGATATTGTCTTTGTCTATTCGCTGGATGTTGAGGTGGCGGATGAGGCGCAGCTGTTGCAGCGCTTCAGCAATGATGGTCACATCAAACCGACGCCTGATACTGACTATAAGTTTGTTGCGCACGCGCCAGCCAATCTCAAGACACGGCCAGTGATCATCGGTACTGGCCCGTGTGGTTTTATGGCCGGGTTGTTGCTGGCGCAGATGGGGTTCAAGCCGCTGATCCTGGAGCGGGGCAAGGAGGTACGGCAGCGCACCAAGGATACCTGGGGGCTGTGGCGTGATCATAAACTTAATACTGAGTCGAACGTGCAGTTTGGCGAGGGCGGGGCGGGTACCTTCTCTGACGGCAAGCTGCACACGCAGATCAAGGACCCGCGCCATCTGGGGATGAAGGTGTTACGTGAGTTTGTGAAGGCAGGTGCGCCGGAGGAGATTCTCTACATCAGCAAGCCGCACGTCGGCACCTTCCGTTTGGTGGGCATGGTGGAGAAGATTCGCGAGGAGATTGTCAGCCTCGGCGGTGAGTTCCGGTTTGAGAGTCGTGTGACTGATATCGAGATCGACAATGGCCAAGTGTGCGGTGTGGTGCTGGCCAGCGGTGAACACATCGCGAGTGATCACGTCATACTCGCCATCGGCCACAGCGCCCGCGATACCTTTCAAATGCTTTATGAGCGTGGCGTTTATATCGAGGCCAAACCCTTTTCGATCGGTTTTCGTATTGAACATCCACAAGCACTCATCGACCAGTGCCGTTATGGTGAGTTTGCCGGGCATCCCGGCCTCGGTGCGGCCGACTACAAACTGGTGCACCACTGCAAGAATGGCCGCAGCGTATATAGTTTCTGCATGTGCCCCGGCGGTACGGTGGTGGCCGCCACTTCCGAAGAGGGACGTGTGGTCACCAATGGCATGAGCCAGTATTCACGCAACGAACGCAACGCCAACAGCGGTATTGTGGTCGGCATCACGCCGCAAGATTTTCCCAGCGATCACCCGCTGGCGGGTATTGAGTTACAACGTGAATTGGAGTCGCGTGCGTTTGTGTTGGGAGGCAGTAATTACGATGCGCCGGGGCAATTGGTGGGTGACTTCCTCAAGGGCAAGCCATCCACTGCAATCGGCAGTGTCCTGCCTTCCTACACACCGGGTGTGCATCTCACCGATCTGAGTACGGTGTTGCCTGATTATGCGATTGAAGCGATTCGCGAAGCGCTACCGGCCTTCGAACGACAGATCAAGGGCTTTGCCATGTACGAGGCGGTGCTCACGGCTGTTGAGTCACGCACCTCATCGCCGGTGCGTATCAAACGTAATCGCAATGATTATCAGAGCCTCAACACCAAGGGTTTGTATCCTGCGGGTGAAGGGGCAGGGTACGCCGGGGGTATTCTTTCTGCTGCGGTGGATGGTATTGAGGTGGCGGAGGCGGTGGCGTTGAGTATGGTGGCGAAATCCGGCGCGTGA
- a CDS encoding pyridoxal phosphate-dependent aminotransferase: MNIKLSNRVQSIRPSPTLAVTARAAELKAAGKDIIGLGAGEPDFDTPHHIKTGAIDAINRGFTKYTAVDGTPELKQAIIRKFKRDNGLDYNSGQVLVSCGGKQSFFNLAQALLNRGDEVIIPAPYWVSYPDMVLLADGVPVIIEAGIDQGFKITPEQLDRAITPNTRLFVINSPSNPTGVAYTRAELAALGEVLREHPHVLIATDDMYEHIIWTAEPFVNILNVCPDLYERTIVLNGVSKAYAMTGWRIGYAGGPKPLIQAMNKIQSQSTSNPTSISQVAAQVALDGDQGCMNDMIKAFKERHDFVLKELNSIQDVHCLPSDGTFYAFPSMHGVINSREGIDDDIALAEYLLKEAGVALVPGSAFGAPGHLRLSYATGLDVLAEAMRRLKKALGNA, encoded by the coding sequence TTGAATATCAAACTTTCCAATCGGGTACAAAGCATTAGACCCTCCCCTACTCTGGCCGTCACCGCCCGTGCCGCTGAACTCAAGGCTGCCGGCAAGGACATCATTGGCCTCGGGGCCGGTGAACCCGATTTTGACACCCCGCACCACATCAAAACCGGCGCCATTGATGCGATCAACCGGGGTTTTACCAAATACACCGCCGTCGACGGCACCCCGGAGCTGAAACAAGCTATCATCCGTAAATTCAAGCGCGATAACGGCCTGGATTACAACAGCGGGCAGGTGTTGGTTTCCTGCGGCGGCAAACAAAGCTTTTTCAACCTGGCCCAGGCCCTGCTCAACCGCGGCGACGAGGTCATCATCCCGGCGCCGTATTGGGTCTCCTATCCGGACATGGTGCTGCTGGCCGATGGCGTACCCGTCATCATCGAGGCGGGTATCGATCAAGGCTTCAAGATCACTCCAGAGCAGCTCGACCGCGCGATTACTCCGAATACCCGGCTGTTCGTCATCAACAGCCCGTCCAACCCGACCGGCGTCGCCTACACCCGCGCTGAACTGGCCGCGCTGGGCGAAGTGCTGCGCGAACACCCGCACGTCTTGATCGCCACCGATGACATGTACGAACACATCATCTGGACCGCTGAGCCGTTCGTGAACATCCTCAACGTCTGTCCGGATCTCTACGAACGCACCATCGTCCTCAATGGCGTCTCCAAAGCTTATGCTATGACTGGCTGGCGCATCGGTTACGCCGGCGGCCCCAAGCCACTGATCCAGGCCATGAACAAGATCCAGTCACAAAGCACGTCCAATCCAACCTCGATCTCCCAGGTTGCGGCCCAGGTCGCGCTCGACGGCGATCAAGGCTGCATGAATGACATGATCAAGGCATTCAAAGAGCGGCATGACTTCGTACTCAAAGAACTGAACTCAATTCAAGACGTACACTGCTTGCCGTCGGACGGTACCTTCTACGCCTTCCCGTCGATGCACGGCGTGATCAACAGCCGCGAAGGCATCGACGATGACATCGCCCTGGCCGAATATTTACTCAAGGAAGCAGGCGTCGCATTGGTGCCTGGTTCTGCCTTTGGTGCTCCCGGCCATCTGCGTCTGTCTTACGCCACCGGCCTCGATGTCCTCGCCGAAGCCATGCGGCGCCTGAAAAAAGCGCTCGGCAACGCTTAA
- the glcE gene encoding glycolate oxidase subunit GlcE, translating to MADFSISELLQTQVQIGIEQKQPLRIVGSGSKTFLGRESYGEPINVSNHRGIIDYDPRELVLTARSGALLSEIERTLAESNQMLAFEPPYFGNNATLGGTIASDLSGPRRPYAGSGRDYVLGCKILNGKAEILQFGGKVMKNVAGYDLSRLMAGAFGTLGILLEISLKVLPRPAASVTLVYECNQADAIHYMSGLLSQSLPIDGACYYAGHCYVRISGSEQAVKEAQRKLRGDISHDAHHFWQQLREHELPFFKRQLPLWRLAVKPATPPLAIIGDWLPDWGGAQRWLISDTASELIRDTAHENGGHASLFRGGDRHSEIFQPLAPAMHALQQRIKASFDPHSIFNRGRMYATI from the coding sequence ATGGCCGATTTCAGCATCAGCGAACTGTTACAAACCCAGGTTCAGATAGGTATAGAACAAAAACAACCACTGCGCATCGTAGGCAGTGGCAGCAAAACATTCCTTGGCCGCGAATCTTACGGAGAACCCATCAATGTAAGCAACCATCGCGGCATTATTGATTACGACCCGCGCGAATTGGTGTTAACGGCGCGCAGTGGCGCACTGCTCTCAGAAATCGAGCGTACCCTCGCCGAATCAAATCAGATGCTGGCCTTTGAGCCACCTTACTTCGGTAACAACGCAACGCTCGGCGGCACCATTGCCAGCGACCTCTCCGGACCACGTCGCCCTTATGCTGGCTCAGGCCGCGACTATGTGCTTGGCTGCAAAATTCTAAACGGTAAAGCTGAAATTCTACAGTTTGGCGGCAAGGTGATGAAAAACGTTGCCGGATATGATCTCTCTCGCCTGATGGCAGGTGCCTTTGGTACGCTTGGCATCCTGCTTGAAATCAGTCTCAAGGTGTTACCGCGTCCCGCCGCATCGGTCACCCTTGTGTATGAGTGTAATCAAGCGGATGCCATACACTACATGAGTGGTTTGTTAAGCCAATCGTTGCCGATTGATGGCGCCTGCTACTACGCTGGCCACTGTTATGTGCGAATATCAGGCAGTGAACAGGCAGTTAAAGAAGCACAACGCAAACTGCGTGGCGACATCAGCCATGACGCCCATCATTTCTGGCAGCAACTACGTGAACATGAGCTGCCTTTCTTTAAGCGGCAGCTGCCGCTGTGGCGACTGGCAGTTAAACCCGCCACCCCACCTTTAGCTATCATCGGTGATTGGCTCCCGGATTGGGGTGGCGCACAACGTTGGTTGATAAGTGACACGGCATCCGAGTTGATTCGCGACACGGCGCACGAAAATGGTGGCCACGCCTCACTGTTCCGTGGCGGCGACAGGCATAGCGAAATCTTTCAGCCTCTGGCACCGGCCATGCACGCGCTGCAACAACGTATCAAGGCGTCTTTTGATCCACACTCGATCTTCAACCGGGGGCGCATGTACGCGACCATATAA
- a CDS encoding transposase codes for MRYRRAFVSGCSFFFTVVTEQRRPLLVSPEAVNILRMAFRVVRSTHPFEVDAIVILPDHLHCIWTLPPGDADFATRWRLIKTWFTKHCDPASRMMPNRARVTKGQQAIWQHRYWEHALKNDADFSRHVEYIHFNPVKHGYVLSAIEWPHSSFRRYVKDGVYLADWGQETMGFDGVGRE; via the coding sequence ATGAGATATCGGCGTGCATTTGTTTCTGGTTGTTCTTTCTTTTTCACTGTGGTGACGGAGCAACGGCGGCCGTTGTTGGTGTCCCCGGAGGCAGTGAACATTCTGCGTATGGCTTTCCGGGTGGTACGGTCGACCCACCCATTCGAGGTAGATGCGATTGTGATTCTGCCCGATCATTTGCATTGCATCTGGACGCTGCCACCAGGCGATGCGGATTTCGCGACACGCTGGCGTCTGATCAAGACATGGTTCACCAAGCATTGCGACCCGGCATCGCGCATGATGCCGAATCGTGCGCGGGTGACGAAGGGGCAACAAGCGATATGGCAGCACCGTTATTGGGAACATGCGTTGAAGAACGATGCGGATTTTTCCAGGCACGTTGAATACATTCATTTCAATCCTGTGAAGCATGGCTATGTGTTATCTGCGATCGAATGGCCGCATTCCAGTTTTCGGCGCTATGTCAAAGATGGGGTGTATTTGGCGGATTGGGGGCAGGAAACAATGGGTTTCGATGGGGTGGGGCGCGAATGA
- a CDS encoding DUF4442 domain-containing protein translates to MLAQLLRRRATQLPIGVIQWLANWWSPFRGAGIKIRHVAPDYRLIEVEMGLRWFNKNYVGTHFGGSLYAITDPFLMMMLINNLGPNYIVWDKAAKIDFKKPGRGTVRVCFQLDADEIQKIKSTADAQGKYVFDRVVNVVDESGEVVAEVVKTLYVRRRENI, encoded by the coding sequence ATGTTGGCGCAATTGTTACGCAGAAGGGCAACACAACTTCCGATTGGGGTCATTCAGTGGCTGGCTAATTGGTGGTCGCCATTTCGTGGTGCCGGGATTAAGATTCGTCATGTTGCGCCTGACTACCGTTTGATTGAAGTGGAGATGGGACTGCGCTGGTTCAACAAGAACTATGTGGGGACTCACTTTGGTGGTTCGCTGTATGCGATAACGGATCCTTTTTTAATGATGATGCTGATCAATAATCTGGGGCCTAACTACATTGTTTGGGATAAGGCGGCGAAAATCGATTTTAAAAAGCCGGGACGAGGTACGGTGCGTGTTTGTTTCCAACTCGACGCGGATGAAATTCAGAAGATAAAGTCCACGGCGGATGCGCAGGGAAAATATGTGTTTGACCGGGTGGTGAATGTGGTCGATGAGTCCGGCGAAGTGGTGGCAGAGGTGGTGAAGACCCTTTATGTGAGGCGACGGGAAAACATTTAG
- a CDS encoding ParA family protein, with protein MRKIIVMNAKGGCGKTTVATNLASLYAAHDYKTALLDYDPQGSSSAWLKRRSEVVAAIHGIVAYQSSGWNSTRSWQMRMPHEIERVIVDTPAAIKSIDVPGYLKDVDTIVVPVLSSVIDVEASIPFIREIMRVIKMRSSQAELVVVANRVRVRTDDLQMMAEICADIEVPLVGHLRDSVNYLRCTDIGLGVHDLPIGRATLERRALTELVTAIDTDFEHMLLAGGNRQNGVDAMGKIALSIPLQA; from the coding sequence ATGCGTAAGATTATTGTGATGAATGCTAAAGGTGGATGTGGCAAGACGACCGTTGCTACCAATCTTGCCAGCCTCTATGCGGCACATGATTATAAAACTGCACTGCTTGATTATGATCCACAGGGGTCGAGCAGTGCCTGGTTAAAACGCCGTTCAGAAGTTGTGGCCGCCATTCATGGCATCGTCGCATATCAGTCATCGGGTTGGAATTCAACTCGCAGCTGGCAAATGCGCATGCCTCATGAAATCGAACGTGTCATCGTCGATACGCCTGCGGCGATTAAGAGTATTGATGTGCCGGGTTATCTTAAGGATGTGGACACTATTGTCGTTCCAGTGTTGTCATCCGTGATCGACGTGGAGGCCAGTATCCCCTTCATTCGTGAAATAATGAGAGTAATAAAGATGCGCTCATCACAGGCAGAGTTGGTCGTTGTAGCCAATCGTGTCAGAGTGCGTACCGATGACCTGCAGATGATGGCCGAGATATGCGCCGATATAGAAGTCCCGCTAGTGGGGCATTTGCGTGATAGCGTCAACTATCTTCGGTGCACCGATATTGGTTTGGGTGTTCATGATCTGCCGATTGGAAGGGCGACGCTTGAGCGTCGTGCACTGACTGAGCTGGTAACGGCCATCGATACCGATTTTGAGCATATGTTGCTTGCTGGAGGCAACAGGCAGAATGGTGTCGACGCCATGGGCAAGATTGCCCTTTCGATCCCTCTGCAAGCATAG
- a CDS encoding GspH/FimT family pseudopilin, translating into MNRRFATRNLLRISGFTLIELMITLAVTAILVTIGVPAMQQLIAGNRLTVETNDLITDLNLTRSEAIRSGQPATICKSSNGQNCESNTDWHQGWIVFRDIDGNHQLNNDETIVRHHGPLTQNTTINLKKSGVSTDHVLFEADGKPNGQNGSFYLCNSAGITRVAFTAPGRIRTEPSKDSTQCATAV; encoded by the coding sequence ATGAACCGGAGATTCGCCACTCGTAATTTACTGCGAATCTCCGGCTTCACCCTGATCGAACTCATGATCACCCTCGCCGTCACCGCTATCCTGGTCACGATCGGTGTACCCGCCATGCAACAGCTGATCGCCGGTAATCGCCTCACTGTTGAAACCAACGATCTGATTACCGACCTCAACCTCACCCGCAGCGAAGCCATCCGCAGCGGTCAACCGGCCACAATCTGTAAAAGCAGCAACGGTCAGAACTGTGAATCCAACACCGACTGGCATCAAGGCTGGATCGTGTTTCGCGACATCGATGGCAACCATCAACTGAATAACGATGAAACCATCGTTCGTCACCACGGTCCACTTACGCAGAACACTACGATCAATCTCAAAAAATCCGGTGTTAGTACAGACCATGTACTTTTTGAAGCCGATGGCAAACCCAACGGCCAAAACGGCTCGTTTTATCTTTGCAATTCCGCAGGCATCACCCGCGTCGCATTCACCGCACCCGGCAGAATTCGCACCGAACCCAGCAAGGACAGCACCCAGTGTGCAACAGCCGTTTAA
- a CDS encoding alanine--glyoxylate aminotransferase family protein, with protein sequence MSIKSFYPPQRTLMGPGPSDVSPRVLAAMARPTIGHLDPMFVTMMDEVKTLLKYAFQTKNELTMPVSAPGSAGMEICFVNLVEPGDKVVVCQNGVFGGRMKENVERAGGIAVMVEDEWGRAVSPQKLEDALKANRDAKLVAFVHAETSTGAQSDAKTLVEIAHKYDCLTIVDAVTSLGGTPLKVDEWNIDAIYSGTQKCLSCTPGLSPVSFNDRALEKIKKRQRKVQSWFLDLNLIIGYWSGETKRTYHHTAPINALYGMHEALVMLQEEGLENAWARHAKHHQALRAGFEAMGLKFIVHPEERLPQLNAIAIPDGVNDAAVRTTLLNDYQLEIGAGLGVMAGKVWRFGLMGHACNMRNVLLCLNAIDDVLGRVNAPIQHGVAVGAAQKVLAG encoded by the coding sequence ATGAGCATTAAATCTTTTTATCCGCCGCAACGTACCCTGATGGGCCCCGGTCCTTCCGATGTCAGTCCACGCGTACTCGCCGCCATGGCCCGCCCCACCATCGGCCATCTTGATCCGATGTTCGTCACCATGATGGATGAAGTCAAAACACTGTTGAAATATGCATTTCAGACCAAAAATGAACTGACCATGCCGGTTTCCGCTCCTGGCTCCGCCGGGATGGAAATCTGTTTTGTGAATCTGGTCGAACCGGGTGACAAAGTCGTTGTCTGCCAGAATGGCGTCTTCGGCGGACGGATGAAGGAAAATGTCGAACGCGCCGGCGGTATCGCCGTCATGGTGGAAGACGAATGGGGTCGCGCCGTGAGTCCACAAAAACTGGAAGATGCGCTCAAGGCCAATCGCGATGCCAAGCTCGTCGCCTTTGTCCATGCCGAGACTTCGACCGGCGCTCAATCCGATGCTAAAACATTAGTAGAAATCGCGCATAAATACGACTGCCTCACCATCGTTGATGCGGTGACTTCGCTCGGTGGCACGCCACTGAAAGTAGATGAATGGAACATTGATGCTATTTATTCAGGCACCCAAAAATGTCTTTCTTGTACCCCAGGTTTGTCACCTGTCAGCTTCAACGACCGGGCACTGGAAAAAATCAAGAAACGTCAGCGTAAAGTCCAGAGCTGGTTTCTGGATTTGAATCTGATCATTGGTTACTGGAGCGGTGAAACCAAGCGCACCTATCATCACACCGCACCGATCAATGCCCTTTATGGTATGCATGAAGCGTTGGTGATGTTGCAGGAAGAAGGCCTGGAAAACGCCTGGGCTCGCCACGCAAAACATCATCAAGCGCTACGCGCCGGATTTGAAGCCATGGGGTTAAAGTTTATCGTTCATCCTGAAGAACGTCTGCCTCAACTGAACGCGATTGCCATCCCTGATGGCGTCAACGATGCCGCCGTTCGTACCACCCTCCTCAACGACTATCAGCTCGAAATCGGCGCTGGTCTTGGTGTCATGGCGGGTAAGGTCTGGCGCTTCGGGCTGATGGGGCACGCCTGTAATATGCGCAATGTGCTGCTTTGCCTGAACGCGATTGACGATGTCCTCGGCCGGGTCAACGCCCCAATCCAACACGGCGTCGCCGTTGGCGCTGCTCAGAAGGTGTTGGCGGGATAG
- a CDS encoding cytochrome b/b6 domain-containing protein, with product MTQDKWSIQTRWLHLGLALTITLQLAISLIMEPPDEESASALARAAMEAHEVIGLAALLIVLAHWAWSLSSQVDGGLARLFPWGGAGWVDVKKDLHQLSHKQLPEGGPRGGLPGLVHGLGFLAVTVMAMTGGVLFVIFPETGKPDATVEFFAGIHEFISTFVWIYWGSHIALGLMHMRAGHRNVQDMFNLKP from the coding sequence ATGACGCAAGATAAATGGAGTATCCAAACCCGCTGGTTACACTTAGGACTCGCCCTCACCATCACACTACAACTCGCTATTAGCCTGATCATGGAACCGCCGGATGAAGAATCCGCCAGCGCCCTTGCCCGCGCCGCCATGGAAGCACATGAAGTCATCGGCCTCGCCGCCTTATTGATCGTCCTCGCCCACTGGGCCTGGAGCCTGAGCAGCCAAGTGGATGGCGGCTTAGCTCGCCTTTTCCCCTGGGGTGGCGCTGGCTGGGTAGACGTTAAAAAAGACCTGCATCAACTCTCACACAAGCAACTGCCGGAAGGTGGTCCGCGCGGTGGTCTGCCAGGGCTGGTACACGGCCTCGGCTTTCTCGCCGTCACCGTCATGGCCATGACTGGTGGCGTACTGTTTGTGATCTTTCCAGAAACCGGCAAACCCGACGCTACCGTCGAATTCTTTGCCGGAATCCACGAATTCATATCCACCTTTGTCTGGATCTACTGGGGCAGCCATATCGCACTCGGCCTCATGCACATGCGCGCTGGTCATCGCAATGTGCAAGACATGTTCAATCTAAAACCCTAA
- a CDS encoding cupredoxin domain-containing protein, whose protein sequence is MKLKSLSLVLLAFPVSVWAADAEILLTIKDHRFEPAEVRIPADKKIKLVIKNLDATPEEFESHDLNREKVITPGGKVTIFIGPLKPGKYPFYGEFNQDTARGVVIAE, encoded by the coding sequence ATGAAATTGAAATCCCTTTCCTTAGTTTTATTGGCGTTTCCAGTGTCCGTTTGGGCAGCTGATGCAGAGATACTGTTAACGATTAAAGATCATCGTTTCGAGCCGGCGGAGGTTCGCATTCCGGCGGATAAAAAGATCAAGCTGGTGATTAAGAATTTGGATGCAACACCGGAAGAGTTTGAGAGCCATGATCTTAATCGGGAAAAGGTGATCACTCCCGGCGGCAAGGTGACGATTTTCATCGGACCGCTAAAGCCCGGGAAGTATCCGTTCTATGGCGAATTTAACCAGGACACCGCGCGCGGCGTGGTAATCGCGGAGTAG